In a genomic window of Quercus lobata isolate SW786 chromosome 4, ValleyOak3.0 Primary Assembly, whole genome shotgun sequence:
- the LOC115983811 gene encoding GABA transporter 1-like gives MAAVVPDSSPDSIFGKENGIHPPKQLDAGALFVLKSKGSWLHCGYHLTTSIVAPVLLSLPFALSLLGWVGGVVCLILAGLVTFYSYNLLSAVLEHHAQLGQRQLRYRDVASDVLGPRWGKYVVGPLQFGICYGAVVAGSLLGGQSLKFIYLLHNPNGTMKLYQFISMFGVFMLFLAQIPSFHSLRHINLVSLALCLAFSACVTAGTIHVGYSKNAPTRDYSLNSSGVNRVFGGVNAVSIIATTYACGIIPEIQATIAPPVKGKMLKGLCVCYSVILVTYFSVAISGYWAFGNQAMGTVLSNFMGNGQPLLPTWFLLMTNIFILLQISAVTVVYLQPTNEVFEKWFADPKMDQFSYRNVVPRLISRSISVIIGSLIAAMLPFFGDIMAVFGAFGCIPLDFIFPMVVYNVTFKPSKRGLVFWGNTFIAVASTALSIVGAIASVRQIVIDAKTYRLFAN, from the exons ATGGCAGCTGTGGTTCCTGACTCCTCCCCTGATTCCATATTTGGCAAGGAAAATGGTATTCACCCTCCCAAACAGCTCGATGCTGGAGCTTTGTTTGTCCTCAAATCCAAAG GATCATGGTTGCACTGCGGATACCATTTAACCACATCAATCGTAGCACCGGTGCTTCTGAGTCTTCCCTTTGCTCTAAGCTTGCTAGGCTGGGTTGGAGGAGTTGTATGCTTAATCCTTGCAGGTTTGGTAACTTTCTATTCCTACAATCTTCTATCTGCGGTTTTGGAACACCATGCACAACTTGGTCAGCGCCAGCTTCGGTATAGGGATGTGGCTAGTGATGTTTTAG GACCTAGATGGGGCAAATATGTTGTTGGGCCACTTCAATTTGGGATATGCTATGGCGCAGTTGTGGCTGGCAGCCTTCTGGGAGGGCAGAGCCTTAAG TTCATTTACTTGCTCCATAACCCAAATGGGACTATGAAGCTTTACCAGTTTATTAGTATGTTTGGAGTATTTATGCTGTTTTTAGCACAAATTCCATCCTTTCACTCGCTGAGGCATATCAATCTTGTCTCTCTAGCCCTTTGCCTTGCTTTCAGTGCTTGTGTCACAGCCGGTACCATACATGTCG GATATTCCAAGAATGCTCCTACTAGGGACTATTCCTTAAATAGCTCCGGAGTAAATCGTGTTTTTGGTGGTGTTAATGCTGTTTCAATCATTGCCACTACATATGCCTGTGGAATTATTCCGGAAATACAG GCAACCATAGCTCCTCCAGTCAAGGGTAAAATGCTCAAAGGTTTATGCGTCTGTTACTCTGTTATACTCGTGACTTATTTCAGCGTTGCAATCTCTGGGTATTGGGCATTTGGCAATCAGGCTATGGGGACTgttctttcaaattttatggGTAATGGACAGCCTTTGCTACCAACTTGGTTTCTCTTGATGACCAATATTTTCATTCTTCTGCAAATATCAGCTGTCACAGTG GTTTACTTGCAACCAACAAATGAAGTGTTTGAAAAGTGGTTTGCAGACCCCAAAATGGATCAGTTTTCCTATCGTAACGTTGTGCCAAGGTTGATTTCCCGGTCAATATCAGTGATTATAGGTTCATTAATTGCGGCTATGCTACCGTTCTTTGGAGATATCATGGCAGTTTTTGGGGCATTTGGATGTATTCCTCTAGATTTTATTTTCCCCATGGTTGTCTACAATGTGACTTTCAAGCCCTCAAAGCGTGGCCTTGTTTTTTGGGGTAACACCTTCATTGCAGTGGCATCTACAGCTTTGTCCATCGTAGGTGCAATAGCATCAGTTCGACAAATAGTTATCGATGCCAAAACATATCGTTTGTTTGCTAACTAG